ACACACGTAAATATTTTTCGTTTTGAAGTATAACAAACATGCCCCTACACTTAAAAGGAAAATGGTAACAACCTCTGAAACATCATCACTCCCTAGGTGCCCTATCCAGAAAAATAATGAGGACAGCAAAACAGATTTGACCACAGAAAACCTGTCAGTAAAAGACTGAAATATCAAGCCTCTGAATATTAACTCTTCAAAAATTGGACTAACAATTAAAATCGATATTATATAAGTTTTTAGACCTGGAGTTATCATGGATTGTCCTCTTATATAAGAGATTAAATTATACTCATCTGTATTAAATACCATTTCAACAAATTCAATTATCTCTCCGAAAAGATAAAAAGAAATCCCAAGCATTAAACCACCTAAATAAGGCAACCAAGAAACCTCATTGGTATTAACTTTTAAATTGCTTCTTTTTTTAAGAAACAGGAAAACTGATAAGTATATAAGTATATCAAATAGAAAAGATAGTGGACTACTATAATAACGGCCAAAGCCTAA
This region of Fulvivirga ulvae genomic DNA includes:
- a CDS encoding CPBP family intramembrane glutamic endopeptidase: MSRRISIFESFLAVLVIILLKVGVALGFGRYYSSPLSFLFDILIYLSVFLFLKKRSNLKVNTNEVSWLPYLGGLMLGISFYLFGEIIEFVEMVFNTDEYNLISYIRGQSMITPGLKTYIISILIVSPIFEELIFRGLIFQSFTDRFSVVKSVLLSSLFFWIGHLGSDDVSEVVTIFLLSVGACLLYFKTKNIYVCILMHFGFNFSNYLFKYFYYTIVN